The following proteins are co-located in the Pseudomonas sp. ATCC 13867 genome:
- the aat gene encoding leucyl/phenylalanyl-tRNA--protein transferase: protein MLNWLSRDNFDFPPLDKALHEPNGLLAAGGDLDPRRLVQAYRHGCFPWYQDGQPILWWSPDPRTVLFPDELHVSRSLAKLIRQQRYQVTIDQAFEQVIHGCAGPRDYADDTWITTPMQQAYCELHRMGIAHSVEAWDGNALVGGLYGLAIGRLFFGESMFSRADNASKVAFVGLVQRLKTAGFELIDCQMPTQHLHSFGARAISRREFSAYLRRHLDQSPLLDWTSQADQPSLT from the coding sequence ATGCTCAATTGGCTTTCTCGCGACAACTTCGACTTCCCACCCCTGGACAAGGCCCTGCACGAGCCCAACGGCCTGCTCGCGGCCGGCGGCGATCTCGACCCGCGCCGACTGGTCCAGGCGTATCGCCACGGCTGCTTCCCCTGGTACCAGGACGGCCAGCCGATCCTCTGGTGGTCGCCCGATCCGCGCACCGTGCTGTTCCCCGACGAACTGCACGTTTCCCGCAGCCTGGCAAAGCTCATCCGCCAGCAGCGCTATCAGGTCACCATCGACCAGGCCTTCGAGCAGGTCATCCACGGCTGCGCCGGCCCGCGCGACTACGCCGACGACACCTGGATCACCACGCCAATGCAGCAGGCCTACTGCGAGCTGCATCGCATGGGCATCGCACATTCGGTGGAAGCCTGGGACGGCAACGCGTTGGTCGGCGGCCTTTACGGGCTGGCCATTGGCCGGCTGTTCTTCGGCGAATCCATGTTCAGCCGCGCGGACAATGCCTCCAAGGTAGCGTTCGTCGGCCTGGTGCAGCGCCTGAAGACTGCCGGCTTCGAACTGATCGACTGCCAGATGCCGACCCAGCACCTGCACAGCTTTGGTGCGCGAGCCATTTCCCGACGGGAATTTTCCGCCTATCTGCGCCGCCATCTCGACCAATCGCCATTACTGGACTGGACTTCCCAAGCGGACCAGCCCAGCCTGACATAA
- a CDS encoding arginyltransferase, with amino-acid sequence MTELARLKFYATQPHPCSYLPEEQATTLFLDPSQPMDTQLYASLSEVGFRRSGEHLYRPHCQHCTACIPARIPATSFQPSRQQKRILKRNTDLEILRKRPTFTEEYYALYMRYIEQRHADGDMYPPSRDQFATFLVRDLPFSCFFEFRLQGRLLAVAVTDVLPNGLSAVYTFYDPDEERRSLGRFAILWQIAETHRLGLHAVYLGYWIKNCRKMNYKTQYRPIELFVNQRWVVLN; translated from the coding sequence ATGACCGAGCTCGCCCGCCTGAAGTTTTACGCCACACAGCCGCATCCATGCAGCTATCTGCCCGAGGAGCAGGCCACCACCCTGTTCCTCGACCCCAGTCAGCCTATGGACACGCAGCTGTATGCCTCGCTTTCGGAGGTCGGCTTCCGGCGCAGCGGTGAGCACCTGTACCGCCCCCACTGCCAGCACTGCACCGCCTGTATCCCGGCGCGCATCCCGGCCACCAGCTTCCAGCCCAGCCGCCAGCAGAAACGCATCCTCAAGCGCAACACCGACCTCGAGATCCTCCGCAAGCGGCCGACCTTCACCGAGGAGTACTACGCGCTGTACATGCGCTACATCGAGCAACGCCACGCTGACGGAGACATGTACCCGCCCAGCCGCGACCAGTTCGCCACCTTCCTGGTGCGCGACCTGCCGTTCAGCTGCTTCTTCGAGTTCCGCCTGCAGGGCCGCCTGCTGGCCGTGGCCGTCACCGACGTGCTGCCCAATGGACTCTCGGCGGTCTACACCTTCTACGACCCCGACGAAGAGCGCCGCAGCCTGGGCCGCTTCGCCATCCTCTGGCAGATCGCCGAGACTCACCGCCTGGGCCTGCATGCGGTCTATCTCGGCTACTGGATCAAGAACTGCCGGAAGATGAACTACAAGACCCAGTACCGGCCAATCGAGCTGTTCGTGAACCAGCGCTGGGTGGTGCTGAACTGA
- the infA gene encoding translation initiation factor IF-1, whose product MSKEDSFEMEGTVVDTLPNTMFRVELENGHVVTAHISGKMRKNYIRILTGDKVRVELTPYDLSKGRITYRAR is encoded by the coding sequence ATGTCGAAAGAAGACAGCTTCGAAATGGAAGGCACTGTCGTCGACACCCTGCCCAACACCATGTTCCGCGTGGAGTTGGAGAACGGGCACGTCGTTACCGCGCACATCTCCGGCAAGATGCGCAAGAACTACATCCGCATCCTGACCGGCGACAAGGTTCGCGTAGAACTGACGCCCTACGACCTGTCCAAGGGTCGTATCACCTACCGCGCCCGCTGA
- the ftsK gene encoding DNA translocase FtsK has translation MRLNDSRTRVERRNRRVLKDTTTASHAAAWRQQLHYRLKEGALIALGALCLYLWMALLTYDPSDPGWSHSSHVEQVQNAAGRLGALSADILFMVLGYFAYLFPLLLAVKTYQVFRKRHMSWEWSGWLFSWRLIGLVFLVLAGSALAYIHFHASGSHMPASAGGALGESLGQLGVNALNVQGSTLLFLALFLFGMTVFADLSWFKVMDVTGKITLDLFELIHNAANRWWSARSEHKQLVAQLREVDERVAEVAAPIVADRREQAKVKERLIEREEALVKSVQEREKRVAPKIDVPPPAVKSAEPSKRVLKEKQAPLFVDTAVEGTLPPLSILDPAAEKKQSYSPESLEAMSRLLEIKLKEFGVEVVVESVHPGPVITRFEIQPAAGVKVSRISNLAKDLARSLAVISVRVVEVIPGKTTVGIEIPNEDRQMVRFSEVLMTPEYDEHKSTVPLALGHDIGGNPIITDLAKMPHLLVAGTTGSGKSVGVNAMLLSILFKSTPDEARLIMIDPKMLELSIYEGIPHLLCPVVTDMKEAANALRWSVAEMERRYKLMAAMGVRNLAGFNRKVKDAEEAGTPLTDPLYRRESMEDEAPLLQTLPTIVVVVDEFADMMMIVGKKVEELIARIAQKARAAGIHLILATQRPSVDVITGLIKANIPTRIAFQVSSKIDSRTILDQGGAEQLLGHGDMLYLPPGTGLPIRVHGAFVSDEEVHRVVEAWKLRGAPNYIEDILAGAEEGGGGGSFEGGGGEGGEGSEDDPLYDEAVRFVTESRRASISAVQRKLKIGYNRAARMIEAMEMAGVVTPMNTNGSREVIAPAPIRD, from the coding sequence TTGAGGCTCAACGACTCTCGGACGCGCGTAGAGCGCAGGAATAGACGCGTTTTGAAGGACACCACCACAGCAAGCCATGCCGCCGCCTGGCGTCAGCAACTGCACTATCGCCTGAAGGAAGGGGCGTTGATCGCGCTGGGCGCGCTCTGCCTTTACCTGTGGATGGCGCTGCTCACCTATGATCCGTCCGATCCGGGCTGGAGCCATTCCAGCCACGTCGAACAGGTGCAGAACGCCGCCGGTCGCCTGGGCGCACTGAGCGCCGACATCCTGTTCATGGTGCTGGGCTATTTCGCCTACCTGTTCCCGCTGCTGCTGGCGGTGAAGACGTATCAGGTCTTCCGCAAGCGGCACATGTCCTGGGAATGGAGCGGCTGGCTGTTCTCCTGGCGCCTGATCGGCCTGGTATTCCTGGTGCTGGCCGGTTCCGCGCTGGCCTACATCCATTTCCATGCCAGTGGCAGCCACATGCCGGCCAGCGCCGGCGGCGCCCTGGGCGAGAGCCTGGGGCAACTGGGGGTCAATGCGCTGAACGTGCAGGGCAGCACCCTGTTGTTCCTGGCCTTGTTCCTGTTCGGCATGACCGTCTTTGCCGACCTGTCCTGGTTCAAGGTCATGGACGTGACCGGCAAGATCACCCTCGATCTCTTCGAACTGATCCACAACGCCGCCAATCGCTGGTGGAGCGCTCGCAGCGAGCACAAGCAACTGGTCGCCCAGCTGCGCGAAGTGGATGAGCGCGTGGCCGAAGTCGCCGCGCCCATCGTTGCCGACCGGCGCGAGCAGGCCAAGGTCAAGGAGCGCCTGATCGAGCGCGAGGAAGCCCTGGTCAAGAGCGTGCAGGAGCGCGAGAAGCGTGTGGCGCCGAAGATCGACGTGCCACCGCCTGCCGTCAAGTCCGCCGAGCCGAGCAAGCGTGTGCTGAAGGAGAAACAGGCGCCGCTGTTCGTCGATACCGCCGTGGAAGGCACGCTGCCGCCGCTGTCGATCCTCGATCCGGCCGCCGAGAAGAAGCAAAGCTACTCCCCGGAATCCCTGGAGGCCATGTCGCGCCTGCTGGAGATCAAGCTCAAGGAGTTCGGTGTCGAGGTCGTGGTGGAATCGGTCCATCCGGGCCCGGTGATCACCCGTTTCGAAATCCAGCCGGCCGCAGGCGTGAAGGTCAGCCGCATCTCCAACCTGGCCAAGGACCTGGCGCGTTCGCTGGCGGTGATCAGCGTGCGCGTGGTGGAAGTTATCCCCGGCAAGACCACCGTCGGCATCGAGATTCCCAACGAAGACCGGCAGATGGTGCGCTTCTCCGAAGTGCTGATGACGCCGGAATACGACGAACACAAGTCCACCGTGCCGCTGGCCCTGGGCCACGACATCGGCGGCAACCCGATCATCACCGATCTGGCGAAGATGCCGCACTTGCTGGTGGCCGGTACCACCGGTTCCGGTAAGTCGGTGGGCGTGAACGCCATGCTGCTGTCGATCCTGTTCAAGTCCACGCCCGACGAGGCGCGCCTGATCATGATCGACCCGAAGATGCTGGAATTGTCGATCTACGAAGGCATCCCGCACCTGCTCTGCCCGGTGGTCACCGACATGAAGGAGGCTGCCAACGCCCTGCGCTGGAGCGTTGCCGAGATGGAGCGCCGCTACAAGCTGATGGCGGCGATGGGCGTGCGTAATCTCGCTGGCTTCAACCGCAAGGTGAAGGACGCGGAGGAGGCTGGCACGCCGCTGACCGACCCGCTGTACCGCCGCGAGAGCATGGAAGACGAGGCACCGTTGTTGCAGACCCTGCCGACCATCGTAGTGGTGGTCGACGAATTCGCCGACATGATGATGATCGTCGGCAAGAAGGTGGAAGAACTGATCGCCCGTATCGCCCAGAAGGCGCGCGCGGCGGGCATCCACCTGATCCTGGCGACCCAGCGTCCGTCGGTGGATGTGATCACCGGCCTGATCAAGGCGAACATCCCGACCCGTATCGCCTTCCAGGTATCCAGCAAGATCGACTCGCGCACCATTCTCGACCAGGGTGGCGCCGAGCAACTGCTGGGCCACGGCGACATGCTCTACCTGCCGCCGGGCACCGGCCTGCCGATCCGCGTCCACGGCGCTTTCGTCTCCGATGAGGAAGTGCATCGCGTGGTCGAAGCATGGAAGCTGCGTGGTGCGCCGAACTACATCGAGGACATCCTCGCCGGCGCCGAAGAAGGCGGTGGCGGCGGTTCCTTCGAGGGTGGTGGTGGCGAAGGCGGCGAGGGCAGCGAGGACGATCCGCTTTACGACGAGGCCGTGCGTTTCGTCACCGAAAGCCGTCGTGCGTCCATTTCCGCCGTGCAGCGCAAGCTGAAGATCGGCTACAACCGCGCCGCACGGATGATCGAGGCGATGGAGATGGCCGGCGTGGTCACCCCGATGAATACCAATGGCTCGCGCGAAGTCATCGCGCCGGCCCCGATCCGTGATTGA
- the trxB gene encoding thioredoxin-disulfide reductase — protein sequence MSEVKHSRLIILGSGPAGYTAAVYAARANLKPVVITGIQPGGQLTTTTEVDNWPGDVEGLTGPALMQRMEQHAQRFDTEIVYDHIHTAELQQKPFTLKGDSGTYTCDALIIATGASAQYLGMSSEQAFMGKGVSACATCDGFFYRNQVVCVVGGGNTAVEEALYLSNIAKEVHLIHRRDKLRSEKILQDKLFEKAQNGNVRLHWNTTLDEVLGDDMGVIGVRLKNTESGATRQLDLSGVFIAIGHKPNTDLFTGQLEMHDGYLKIKGGAEGNATQTSIEGVFAAGDVADHVYRQAITSAGAGCMAALDAEKFLDDN from the coding sequence ATGAGTGAAGTCAAGCATTCGCGCCTGATCATCCTGGGCTCCGGCCCCGCGGGCTATACCGCTGCCGTGTACGCCGCGCGCGCCAACCTCAAGCCTGTTGTCATCACCGGCATCCAGCCCGGCGGCCAGCTCACCACCACTACCGAAGTCGACAACTGGCCCGGCGATGTCGAGGGCCTGACCGGTCCCGCCCTGATGCAGCGCATGGAGCAGCACGCCCAGCGTTTCGATACCGAGATCGTTTACGACCACATCCACACCGCCGAGTTGCAGCAAAAGCCCTTCACCCTCAAGGGCGACAGCGGTACCTACACCTGCGACGCGCTGATCATTGCCACCGGCGCCTCCGCGCAGTACCTGGGCATGTCCTCCGAGCAGGCCTTCATGGGCAAGGGCGTTTCCGCCTGCGCCACCTGTGACGGCTTCTTCTACCGCAACCAGGTGGTCTGCGTGGTCGGCGGCGGCAACACCGCCGTGGAAGAGGCGCTGTATCTGTCCAACATCGCCAAGGAAGTCCACCTGATCCACCGCCGCGACAAGCTGCGTTCGGAGAAAATCCTCCAGGACAAGCTGTTCGAGAAAGCCCAGAACGGCAATGTGCGCCTGCACTGGAACACCACCCTGGACGAAGTCCTGGGCGATGACATGGGCGTGATCGGCGTACGCCTGAAGAACACCGAAAGTGGCGCAACCCGCCAACTGGACCTGTCCGGCGTATTCATCGCCATCGGCCACAAGCCCAACACCGACCTGTTCACCGGCCAACTGGAAATGCATGACGGCTACCTGAAGATCAAGGGTGGCGCCGAAGGCAACGCCACCCAGACCAGCATCGAAGGCGTGTTCGCCGCAGGCGACGTGGCCGACCACGTCTACCGCCAGGCAATCACCTCCGCCGGCGCCGGCTGCATGGCCGCGCTGGACGCCGAAAAGTTCCTCGACGACAACTGA